A stretch of Komagataella phaffii GS115 chromosome 2, complete sequence DNA encodes these proteins:
- a CDS encoding Protein required, with binding partner Psr1p, for full activation of the general stress response, which yields MNSVITQVEENRSDSHLSSEAQQFDDDYNTEIRLNIRGTSATITRDELMALPESILLCLFPNGVFVDIEGNVITNLTEEDVVYVNFSPECFNYIVDTFNEAAASDINRVHDERLVIEDGADLLQSKPSVIVLREDLDYYCIPPVQGMSKEQMIQVKIEVGHSLVNEAHIFKGLGHQQNKTLGPAEQHLADMLCSSGFVADGCWGHRSLEPDKTVVFSLALVRLKPDSPEDTTNTKKSKFNTLQYRNSRKKAKENTTATKLLLFWRKPARKCWWASEMIKTDLSRLNLKDSNGNPISTVEIKVHIRRVWTLELSVIGVQ from the coding sequence ATGAATAGCGTCATCACTCAAGTTGAAGAGAACAGGTCTGATAGCCATCTGTCCAGTGAAGCACAGCAGTTTGACGATGACTATAACACTGAGATCCGGCTCAACATACGCGGAACTAGCGCAACCATTACCAGAGATGAACTGATGGCACTACCAGAAAGCATTCTACTGTGTTTGTTTCCCAACGGAGTGTTTGTAGATATCGAAGGAAATGTCATCACAAACCTTACAGAGGAGGATGTTGTGTACGTAAATTTCTCACCAGAGTGCTTCAACTATATAGTGGATACTTTCAACGAAGCAGCAGCCTCCGATATCAATAGAGTCCACGACGAAAGGCTAGTGATCGAAGATGGTGCCGACCTGTTGCAGAGCAAGCCTTCAGTTATCGTTCTTCGTGAGGATCTCGACTACTATTGTATCCCGCCCGTCCAAGGAATGAGCAAAGAACAGATGATTCAAGTCAAAATAGAAGTTGGACATTCACTAGTCAATGAGGCACACATATTTAAGGGTCTTGGCCATCAACAGAATAAGACTTTGGGTCCTGCTGAGCAGCACCTTGCGGATATGCTGTGCTCATCGGGATTCGTTGCTGACGGTTGCTGGGGCCACCGGTCTTTAGAACCTGATAAGACAGTTGTGTTCTCCCTAGCATTGGTGCGATTGAAGCCAGACAGCCCTGAAGATACTACCAACACCAAGAAATCTAAATTCAACACATTGCAATACCGTAACTCCCGAAAAAAGgccaaagaaaacactACAGCCACAAAACTTCTGCTATTTTGGAGGAAGCCAGCTCGTAAATGTTGGTGGGCCAGTGAAATGATCAAAACCGATCTCTCAAGACTTAATTTGAAAGACAGCAATGGAAATCCCATTTCAACGGTGGAAATTAAAGTTCACATTAGAAGAGTTTGGACTTTGGAGTTGTCAGTGATTGGAGTGCAATAA
- a CDS encoding Protein that activates Urm1p before its conjugation to proteins (urmylation) — protein MYHLLILGSLKFILNSEMSVEELTRELERVKEENRSLRNKLADKKAEAIEMEPSNGYPLSLDEYSRYGRQLIVPEFQGVQGQVNLKNSKVLVIGAGGLGCPALLYLCAAGVGKIGIVDNDYVDKSNLHRQVLHTTNRVGMLKCESARVYLENLNPNTEIETFPIRLDNDNVFEVMSGYEYVLDCTDTPQTRYLINDGAVLCGLTIVSGSGLKTEGQLSILNFQNQGPCYRCFYPNPPPPNSVTSCKDGGVIGPAIGMVGIMMAYEAIKLITGYYTMENFSPFLTIYSSYPKQSLRTFKMRGRSEKCAICNGTITRKAIESGEIDYQAFCGTIHYRVMDPENDRISVTKYDELVSTDHSLIDVRPKEQFQICSLPNSINIPIDQLMKKELKDLSQFQRGTPNFFICRYGNDSQSAVEFFRTLGIPSKDIIGGLNCWSNEIDSSMPKY, from the coding sequence ATGTATCATCTCCTGATTTTGGGGTCTCTGAAGTTTATTCTAAACTCGGAAATGTCAGTGGAGGAGCTCACTAGagaacttgaaagagtcAAGGAGGAAAATAGATCTCTCAGGAATAAACTGGCTGATAAAAAGGCCGAGGCCATCGAAATGGAGCCTTCGAACGGATACCCCTTATCTCTAGACGAGTACAGCAGATACGGGAGACAACTAATAGTACCAGAATTTCAAGGGGTTCAAGGACAGGtaaatttgaaaaatagCAAAGTATTGGTGATAGGAGCAGGTGGACTAGGTTGCCCAGCTTTGTTGTACTTATGTGCAGCCGGAGTAGGGAAGATAGGAATAGTCGACAATGATTACGTGGATAAGTCCAATCTGCATCGTCAGGTATTGCACACAACCAATCGTGTGGGCATGCTCAAATGTGAAAGCGCTAGGGTTTATTTAGAGAATTTGAATCCTAATACCGAAATTGAAACTTTCCCAATCCGATTGGACAATGATAATGTATTCGAGGTAATGTCAGGGTATGAATACGTCCTAGATTGCACTGATACCCCCCAGACGCGCTACTTGATCAATGACGGAGCCGTTCTGTGTGGACTGACAATTGTGTCTGGATCAGGACTGAAAACAGAGGGACAATTGAgcattttgaattttcaaaaccaGGGGCCTTGCTATAGGTGTTTCTATCCTAATCCTCCACCACCAAACTCAGTCACTTCTTGTAAAGATGGGGGAGTTATTGGGCCAGCAATAGGTATGGTTGGAATCATGATGGCCTACGAAGCTATCAAGCTTATCACCGGGTATTATACaatggaaaacttttcaccATTCTTGACGATCTATTCTAGTTACCCAAAACAAAGTCTTCGAACATTCAAGATGAGAGGACGCAGTGAGAAGTGTGCGATATGCAATGGAACAATAACACGAAAAGCCATTGAATCCGGTGAAATCGACTACCAGGCGTTCTGCGGTACCATCCATTACAGGGTAATGGATCCAGAAAATGATAGAATCTCGGTGACTAAATACGATGAGCTAGTGTCAACAGACCACTCACTGATAGATGTGAGACCAAAGGAGCAATTCCAGATCTGTTCCTTGCCCAATTCGATTAATATTCCCATAGACCaactgatgaagaaagaactgaaagatCTGTCACAATTCCAACGCGGGACCCCTAACTTCTTTATATGCCGATATGGCAATGACTCTCAATCAGCAGTGGAATTTTTCAGGACTCTTGGGATACCTTCGAAAGACATAATAGGAGGATTGAATTGCTGGTCAAATGAAATAGATTCCAGTATGCCAAAATATTAG
- a CDS encoding PIK-related protein kinase and rapamycin target has protein sequence MTQAELYTLDQVFNGLRSRNPQRRLLSARNLKEHLLSVSREFTPSEQVKRYNSDVYKRISDLIESKNNWEKLGGVEAINALLDLNADGNDDLVASSNSNTEDRKIKRTVLKTYLDKLIPSSDLEVMYSATRTLGKLAIPGSALAGPLVEFYMPRAIEWLNPDNKQEYRHAAVLIITSLSYNLSTSIYNYVHKILENIWIALRDSKLIIREDAAIAMRYCLSIVYERDSQMAQFWFSALYTEASQCFKATPTSSTTISSTAVEVIHGSLLCYRELVIKGTSLLSDKIDELYDNLNKLKDHKNVIIRREFSSIIPKLAHFNRANFVEKHLHRVLLYYFTQLKIPRDRDFIFVAIGDIATEVKNRIVDYLEGILTNIDEALAVRSVKARREIEPACFYCLEKLALALGSCMTKYINNYHTLNRIFKCSINDNMIQTLQVLIEKLPALEPAINERLIKIVTLCLSGYEYKHPGSQGYKRQMNTSLAQEYRQQMLQRDGGTLIYEKAYTGYSTESGYEQNLRDLDEDPDVTVIIQALKVLSCFHFADYNLTDFTRFSVMTYVDHDNIEVRKRAALTTCALFMKDSICYQTSESSLKAVNEVLGKLLVICITDPVAEIRLEVLKVLGENFDPQLSQADNAKLLFVATNDGNFEIRKAAIKIIGRLSAINPAYIVPSLRKLLMQLLTTLEYDGSSKRREETAAILSTLISHSKDVTKPYVKQILDVLIPKAKDQSSGASINAIQAIGELAVVSGEDMKPFIHEMMPIFLDTFQDQSAGYKRDTALRALGQLASSSGYVIDPLLDYPQLLGMLVSILKSESSQMVRRETVRLLGVLGALDPYKHREVDWKIKSSLPMEQITEQNAPPIDVSLLMQGMSPSNEEFYPTVVITTLMKILKDSSLVNHHTAVAQAVIYIYQTLNTKCIPFLNHVIPGFIHVMMNYPDVRLEFYFNQLGKLINIVKQHVRPYLKDIFVLIKKYFATPNLTVTILGLIQIISSAMDGEFKLYLTEILPLMLEVLETDTSPEREASLAVLNTFVVLGSNIDLYVHLVIPQIVSLFDFSPYRLRKASIETIGKLASTVHLNDLSSRIIHPLLRALETNSSDELKKTIMNTISIMLLQMRENFLVFIPLINKILVQHKWKFPVYEQLMEKLLNGQKLPQNLIIGPEHESLRTEAMEIEPSSNKLTLNQQALRQSWDASQCRTKVDWVEWIMRLSLELLRESPSHALRACSTLASDYTPLAKDLFNVSFASCWNELSPQNKNDLIQAFGIALSAVQNPPEIHQQLLNVVEFMERDDKPLPIRVPTLGQYAKRCHAYAKALHYKELEFIQEPSTPTIESLISINNQLQQSDAAIGILKQAQQHHDLQLKETWYEKLQRWDDALNAYNEREKEDPDSMDITMGKMRSLHALGEWEQLSELAQDKWLNSSTEIRRAIAPLAAAASWGLGQWDRMDTYIGIMKHESPDKAFFNAVLCLHRNNFEGASTQILRARDLLITEMTALVSESYNRAYSVVVRVQMLAELEEIIRYKCYPQGSEKRAMMRQTWTKRLLGCQRNVDIWQRMLKVRALVVKPKQDMEMWIKFANLCRKSGRLGLAEKSLNSLLDEGDSDNPRPSRAPPQVVYAQLKYMWASGQQRAALSHLIDFTSKLSRDLGLNENEAITQPLPTEVPGAAKHVEEYTKLLARCYLKQGEWKVTLNPNWRNEEATGSILGSYLLATHFDSNWYKAWHNWALANFQVISAHQSTHDGIADVSSSARSSHTPDEVKPDMLQHYVIPAIKGFFHSISLSELNPLQDTLRLLTLWFSFGGITEAAHAMLEGFSMVKIDTWLQVIPQLISRIHQPNEVMSRSLLNLLTDLGKAHPQALVYPLAVAVKSNSELRKQAALTIIEKMRIHSPTLVEQSELVSEELIRVAVLWYELWYEGLEDASRLFFGEHNTEKMFLVLEPLHKLLDKGPETLREISFQNAFGRELNDAFNWVLNYRNTKDIANLNQAWDIYYNVFRRINRQLPQLKTLELQYVSPKLLAAHDLELAVPGTYSAGQPIICIQSFDSTFSVINSKQRPRKMNIRGSDGKGYQYVLKGHEDIRQDSLVMQLFGLVNTLLVNDAECFKRHLDIQQYPAIPLSPSSGLLGWVPNSDTFHVLIRDYREPRKILLNIEHRIMLQMAPDYENLTLLQKVEVFTYALDNTRGQDLYKVLWLKSRSSEAWLDRRTTYTRSLAVMSMVGYILGLGDRHPSNLMMDRITGKVIHIDFGDCFEAAILREKFPEKVPFRLTRMISYAMEVSGIEGSFRITCENVMRVLRENKESLMAILEAFAYDPLINWGFDFPIDELAESSGLKLNAISPSELLARGEVSEKEASEIESEYNQQMRNARAAFVLKRITDKLTGNDFKRAHELDVTNQVDKLIQQATSVENLCQHYIGWCSFW, from the coding sequence ATGACACAAGCAGAGTTGTACACATTGGACCAAGTATTTAATGGTCTTCGATCCCGCAATCCTCAGCGGCGATTGCTCTCTGCGAGGAATCTGAAGGAACACCTTCTTTCCGTTTCTCGAGAGTTTACTCCTAGTGAGCAGGTTAAGAGGTATAACTCAGACGTCTACAAGCGTATCAGTGATCTGATAGAAAGCAAGAATAACTGGGAAAAATTAGGAGGCGTTGAAGCTATCAATGCATTACTTGATCTCAATGCTGATGGCAATGACGATTTGGTGGCTTCTTCTAATTCTAACACAGAAGACCGAAAAATTAAGAGGACGGTTCTGAAAACGTATTTGGACAAATTGATTCCATCCTCTGATTTAGAAGTGATGTATAGTGCTACCAGGACGTTGGGGAAACTTGCTATCCCAGGCAGTGCATTGGCTGGACCACTGGTAGAATTTTACATGCCACGGGCTATTGAATGGCTCAACCCTGATAACAAACAAGAATATAGACACGCAGCAGTGTTGATCATCACTTCTTTATCTTATAACTTGTCCACCTCAATCTATAATTACGTTCAcaagattttggagaacATATGGATCGCATTAAGAGATTCCAAGCTGATAATAAGAGAAGATGCTGCCATCGCAATGAGATACTGTCTCTCGATTGTATACGAAAGGGATAGTCAAATGGCTCAATTTTGGTTTAGTGCTCTTTACACTGAAGCCAGTCAATGTTTTAAGGCAACGCCAACTAGTAGCACCACCATTAGTAGCACGGCTGTTGAAGTTATCCATGGTTCATTGCTTTGCTATCGGGAATTGGTTATCAAAGGTACTAGTCTGCTGTCAGACAAAATTGATGAACTATATGATAACCTAAACAAACTTAAAGACCACAAGAATGTAATTATAAGAAGAGAGTTCTCCAGTATAATTCCAAAACTTGCGCATTTTAATCGTGCAAATTTTGTGGAGAAACATCTTCACAGAGTGTTACTGTACTACTTCACTCAGCTCAAAATACCACGAGACAGAGATTTCATTTTTGTAGCAATCGGTGACATTGCAACCGAAGTCAAAAACCGTATTGTTGACTATCTGGAGGGTATATTGACTAATATTGACGAAGCTTTGGCTGTAAGATCTGTCAAAGCGAGACGTGAAATTGAACCAGCTTGTTTCTATTGCTTGGAAAAACTTGCCTTGGCTTTAGGCTCCTGCATGACAAAGTATATCAATAATTATCACACTCTGAATCGCATTTTCAAATGCTCTATCAACGACAACATGATTCAAACTTTACAAGTCCTGATAGAAAAACTGCCAGCACTAGAGCCTGCTATAAACGAGCGCTTGATTAAGATAGTGACGCTTTGTTTGAGCGGTTATGAATATAAGCATCCTGGATCTCAGGGCTATAAAAGACAAATGAATACGTCTTTAGCGCAAGAATATAGACAACAGATGTTACAACGAGATGGTGGCACTTTAATTTATGAGAAAGCATATACTGGATACTCTACTGAAAGCGGCTATGAACAGAATCTTCGAGACCTTGACGAGGATCCAGATGTAACAGTTATCATACAAGCATTGAAAGTGCTCAGCTGCTTTCACTTTGCCGACTATAATCTCACAGATTTTACCCGCTTTTCAGTCATGACTTATGTCGATCATGACAATATTGAAGTGAGAAAAAGAGCCGCCCTAACGACATGTGCTTTGTTCATGAAGGATTCTATTTGCTATCAAACTAGTGAAAGTTCTTTGAAGGCTGTCAATGAGGTTTTGGGGAAACTACTAGTCATTTGCATTACGGATCCTGTTGCGGAAATAAGGCTGGAAGTTCTAAAGGTACTCGGAGAAAACTTTGACCCTCAACTTTCCCAGGCTGATAACGCAAAACTATTGTTTGTGGCAACAAACGATGGCAACTTCGAGATCAGGAAGGCAGCAATTAAAATAATAGGTCGGTTATCTGCTATAAATCCTGCTTACATTGTTCCGTCATtaagaaaacttttgatgCAACTGTTGACAACTTTAGAGTATGACGGgagttccaaaagaagGGAGGAAACGGCTGCTATTTTGTCTACACTGATTTCTCACTCCAAGGACGTGACTAAGCCATACGTGAAGCAAATTTTAGATGTGTTGATCCCAAAGGCGAAAGACCAATCATCAGGCGCATCAATAAATGCGATTCAAGCTATTGGTGAGTTGGCTGTAGTGTCTGGAGAAGACATGAAGCCTTTTATCCACGAAATGATGCCGATATTCTTGGATACATTTCAGGATCAGAGTGCTGGTTACAAGAGAGATACCGCACTTCGTGCCCTTGGTCAGTTGGCTAGTTCTTCGGGTTATGTAATTGATCCACTATTAGATTACCCTCAGCTACTCGGAATGTTGGTGAGCATTTTAAAATCAGAAAGCTCACAGATGGTACGAAGAGAAACAGTTAGGCTTCTAGGAGTTCTAGGAGCACTGGACCCATACAAGCACAGGGAAGTTGATTGGAAGATTAAGAGTTCATTGCCTATGGAGCAAATCACAGAACAAAATGCTCCGCCAATAGACGTCTCGCTGCTAATGCAAGGCATGTCCCCTTCTAATGAGGAGTTCTACCCTACTGTTGTAATAACTactttgatgaagatattAAAAGATAGTTCTCTAGTCAATCATCACACGGCAGTGGCTCAAGCGGTGATCTACATCTACCAAACGTTGAATACGAAATGTATTCCTTTTCTAAACCATGTCATTCCAGGCTTTATTCACGTAATGATGAATTATCCAGATGTAAGACTAGAATTTTACTTCAATCAACTTGGGAAGCTTATCAACATTGTCAAGCAACATGTCAGACCGTATCTGAAGGACATTTTTGTTTTAATTAAAAAGTATTTTGCTACTCCAAATTTGACAGTGACCATATTAGGGTTAATCCAAATTATCTCTTCTGCTATGGACGGAGAGTTCAAACTATATTTAACGGagattcttcctttgatgctggaagttttggaaacgGATACTTCGCCTGAGAGAGAAGCTTCTCTAGCTGTGTTGAACACTTTCGTGGTTCTTGGATCCAATATAGATCTATACGTACATCTTGTCATTCCACAGATCGTTTCATTGTTTGACTTCTCTCCTTATAGACTGCGAAAAGCTTCCATCGAGACTATTGGAAAGCTAGCAAGTACTGTTCATCTCAATGAtttatcttcaagaatTATCCATCCTCTGTTAAGAGCATtagaaacaaattcaagcGATGAACTAAAAAAGACAATTATGAATACGATTTCCATTATGCTACTTCAAATgagagaaaactttttaGTATTCATTCCATTGATTAATAAGATCTTAGTTCAACATAAATGGAAGTTCCCTGTTTATGAGCAATTAATGGAAAAACTCTTGAATGGCCAAAAACTACCCCAGAACTTGATAATAGGACCTGAGCATGAATCTCTTAGAACTGAAGCAATGGAAATCGAACCTTCCTCCAACAAGCTGACATTAAATCAACAAGCTTTGCGACAATCTTGGGATGCAAGTCAATGTAGGACTAAAGTGGATTGGGTTGAGTGGATTATGCGTCTAAGTTTGGAGCTTTTGAGAGAGTCACCATCTCACGCACTTCGGGCTTGTTCAACCCTGGCTAGTGATTATACTCCACTCGCTAAAGATCTCTTCAATGTCAGTTTTGCCAGTTGTTGGAACGAGTTGTCACctcaaaacaaaaatgaCTTGATTCAGGCTTTTGGAATTGCTCTATCTGCGGTGCAGAATCCTCCTGAGATTCATCAGCAGCTACTGAACGTAGTCGAATTCATGGAACGTGATGATAAGCCTTTACCAATCAGGGTCCCAACTCTTGGGCAATATGCCAAGAGATGTCATGCTTACGCAAAAGCTTTGCATTACAAAGAGTTGGAGTTTATTCAAGAACCCTCCACCCCTACTattgaatctttgatcaGTATAAACAACCAGTTACAACAGTCTGATGCTGCTATCGGTATTCTGAAGCAAGCACAACAGCACCATGATttacaattgaaagaaacatGGTATGAAAAGCTTCAAAGATGGGACGATGCATTAAACGCTTATaatgaaagagaaaaggaAGATCCCGACTCTATGGACATAACAATGGGTAAAATGAGATCTTTACATGCTTTGGGTGAATGGGAGCAGTTGTCTGAGCTAGCGCAGGACAAATGGCTAAATTCATCTACTGAAATCCGAAGAGCTATTGCACCGCTAGCCGCAGCAGCTTCTTGGGGTCTTGGTCAATGGGACCGAATGGACACGTATATTGGTATCATGAAGCATGAGTCTCCAGATAAAGCATTCTTCAATGCAGTTTTATGTCTTCATCGAAACAACTTTGAGGGCGCTTCAACCCAAATACTAAGAGCCAGAGACTTGTTGATAACTGAAATGACAGCTCTGGTAAGTGAATCTTACAATAGAGCTTATAGTGTCGTTGTTCGTGTTCAAATGTTGGCTGAACTGGAAGAAATTATTAGGTACAAGTGTTATCCACAAGGTTCAGAAAAGAGGGCTATGATGAGGCAGACTTGGACCAAACGATTACTTGGATGTCAAAGGAATGTTGATATATGGCAGCGAATGCTTAAAGTTCGTGCATTGGTTGTAAAGCCCAAACAAGACATGGAAATGTGGATCAAATTTGCAAACTTGTGCCGAAAGAGTGGAAGGCTGGGTTTAGCAGAAAAATCATTAAATTCTTTGTTAGATGAAGGAGACTCTGATAACCCAAGGCCATCTCGTGCCCCTCCACAAGTAGTCTATGCCCAGTTGAAGTATATGTGGGCTTCAGGTCAACAGAGAGCTGCACTGAGTCATTTGATAGACTTCACGTCTAAACTCTCAAGAGACCTGGGTTTGAACGAGAATGAAGCAATTACTCAACCTTTGCCGACAGAAGTTCCTGGTGCTGCAAAAcatgttgaagaatacaCCAAGCTTTTAGCAAGATGCTACTTGAAGCAAGGTGAATGGAAGGTTACACTCAATCCTAATTGGAGAAACGAGGAGGCAACTGGAAGTATTCTTGGATCGTACCTTTTGGCGACTCACTTTGATAGTAATTGGTACAAGGCGTGGCATAATTGGGCTTTGGCCAACTTTCAAGTTATCTCCGCTCATCAGTCCACTCATGATGGTATAGCTGATGTATCTAGTAGTGCTAGATCAAGTCATACACCGGATGAAGTTAAGCCAGATATGCTACAGCATTATGTTATTCCTGCAATCAAGGGATTCTTCCATTCTATCTCTCTATCTGAACTAAATCCGCTACAAGACACTTTACGTCTTTTGACGCTGTGGTTTAGCTTTGGAGGTATTACTGAAGCTGCTCACGCTATGCTGGAAGGATTCTCAATGGTTAAAATTGACACTTGGCTTCAGGTTATTCCTCAGCTGATATCTCGTATCCATCAGCCCAATGAAGTTATGAGCCGATCTTTACTGAACTTACTGACTGATCTCGGAAAGGCACACCCTCAGGCTTTGGTATACCCCTTGGCAGTTGCTGTAAAGTCTAACAGTGAGTTGAGGAAACAGGCTGCATTAACCATTATTGAAAAGATGCGTATTCACAGTCCAACGTTGGTTGAGCAATCTGAATTGGTCAGTGAAGAGTTGATCAGAGTTGCAGTGCTATGGTATGAACTTTGGTACGAAGGTCTTGAGGATGCTTCAAGAttattctttggagaacaTAATACTGAGAAGATGTTTTTAGTATTGGAACCGTTGCACAAATTGCTAGACAAGGGTCCTGAGACATTGCGTGAGATTTCGTTCCAAAATGCTTTTGGCCGTGAATTGAACGATGCATTCAACTGGGTGCTCAATTACCGAAATACGAAAGATATTGCCAACTTGAATCAAGCTTGGGATATCTACTACAATGTTTTCCGCCGTATCAACAGACAACttcctcaattgaagaCTTTAGAACTTCAATACGTGTCGCCAAAATTACTTGCTGCGCATGACTTAGAGCTAGCGGTACCAGGTACTTACTCAGCTGGCCAACCTATCATCTGtattcaaagctttgattCTACATTTAGCGTGATTAACTCAAAACaaagaccaagaaaaatGAACATTAGAGGAAGTGATGGTAAGGGATACCAGTATGTGCTAAAGGGCCATGAAGACATAAGGCAAGACAGTTTAGTTATGCAGCTGTTTGGATTGGTAAATACATTATTAGTCAATGACGCTGAATGTTTCAAGAGGCATTTAGACATTCAACAATACCCAGCAATTCCATTGTCACCAAGTTCAGGGCTCTTAGGATGGGTACCCAATTCCGATACTTTCCATGTGCTAATCCGTGATTACCGTGAACCAAGAAAGATCTTACTGAATATTGAACATCGTATCATGTTACAAATGGCCCCAGATTACGAGAACCTTACCTTGCTTCAAAAGGTAGAAGTATTTACTTATGCATTAGACAACACCAGGGGTCAGGACTTATACAAAGTTCTTTGGCTGAAAAGTCGTTCGTCAGAGGCATGGTTGGACAGAAGGACCACTTATACCAGATCTTTGGCCGTAATGTCTATGGTTGGTTATATACTCGGTTTGGGTGACAGGCATCCAAGCAATTTGATGATGGACCGTATCACTGGTAAGGTGATCCATATCGATTTTGGAGATTGTTTTGAAGCTGCAATTTTGAGAGAGAAATTCCCTGAGAAGGTGCCTTTCAGGTTGACAAGAATGATTAGTTATGCTATGGAAGTAAGTGGTATCGAAGGAAGTTTCCGCATCACTTGTGAAAACGTCATGAGGGTATTGCGTGAAAACAAAGAGTCGTTAATGGCCATCTTGGAGGCATTTGCATATGATCCGTTGATCAACTGGGGATTTGATTTCCCGATAGACGAACTAGCCGAATCTAGTGGACTCAAATTGAACGCCATATCGCCATCTGAGCTTCTAGCCAGAGGAGAAGTgtcagaaaaagaagctTCAGAAATCGAGTCTGAATACAACCAGCAGATGAGAAACGCTAGAGCTGCATTTGTCCTGAAGAGAATCACCGACAAACTAACAGGAAATGATTTCAAGAGAGCCCATGAATTAGATGTTACCAACCAGGTTGATAAGCTGATCCAACAGGCAACATCTGTGGAAAATCTATGCCAACATTATATCGGTTGGTGTTCTTTCTGGTAA
- a CDS encoding uncharacterized protein (Protein with similarity to human cystinosin, which is a H(+)-driven transporter): MLNLISTISGWAYVVTWSLGFWPPLLVNIATKSVTGLSIDFIYFNFVGYVVYVIYYASFLYNDTIRSQFSKRYTKPPSSDFESLPLVNTNDLIYALHGLIINTLVLSQAYCWGYRKNRNQKLSTPAKLFFLGCLVYVCIMVLSIELHSGLCQWLDLLNSLGIMKIGMSIGKNIPQILYIYKRKSTKGWPIQVIFFDSIGASLSLIQLTSDAISSKSFDIIVTNTPKLVIAIEVLICNLIMFTQHYYFYRDELPIDQREPQESMDSIIELSLKSYGSIDHLGQSDADKNEPFRVEVRDSFDVESLAWLSAPA; this comes from the coding sequence ATGTTAAACTTAATATCCACAATAAGTGGGTGGGCCTATGTTGTCACCTGGAGCTTAGGGTTTTGGCCACCCTTACTGGTTAACATAGCTACTAAAAGTGTCACTGGTCTTTCAATTGACTTTATTTATTTTAACTTTGTCGGCTACGTTGTTTATGTCATATACTACGCATCATTTCTCTACAATGACACGATCAGAAGtcaattttccaagagatATACAAAACCACCATCCAGCGATTTCGAATCTCTACCATTGGTAAACACGAATGATTTAATATACGCTTTACATGGGCTTATTATCAACACATTGGTACTCTCCCAGGCATATTGCTGGGGCTACCGTAAAAATAGAAATCAAAAGTTATCAACACCTGCAAAACTGTTTTTCCTTGGCTGTTTGGTCTATGTTTGCATAATGGTTCTTTCGATAGAACTACACAGTGGTTTATGCCAGTGGCTGGACCTCTTGAACTCGTTGGGAATAATGAAAATCGGAATGAGCATCGGGAAGAACATCCCCCAAATATTGTACATTTATAAAAGAAAATCCACTAAAGGCTGGCCTATTCAAgtgattttctttgactCTATTGGAGCATCTCTGTCTTTGATCCAACTAACTTCAGATGCTATAAgctccaaaagttttgataTTATAGTCACTAATACTCCCAAGTTGGTGATAGCAATCGAAGTTTTGATCTGCAACTTGATCATGTTTACTCAACATTATTACTTCTACAGAGATGAACTACCTATAGACCAAAGGGAACCACAGGAATCAATGGACAGTATCATCGAATTAAGTCTAAAATCATATGGGTCAATCGATCATTTAGGACAATCAGATGCCGACAAGAATGAACCTTTCAGAGTCGAAGTACGAGACAGTTTTGATGTCGAAAGCTTGGCTTGGTTATCTGCTCCTGCTTAA